In one Melopsittacus undulatus isolate bMelUnd1 chromosome 4, bMelUnd1.mat.Z, whole genome shotgun sequence genomic region, the following are encoded:
- the EEF1AKMT2 gene encoding EEF1A lysine methyltransferase 2 isoform X1 codes for MAVPEEPFSPSVLGTREHWDAAYDRELQTFQDIGDAGEIWFGEESMTRIIRWLEKQKIPLDSPVLDIGTGNGVLLIELAKYGFMNLTGIDYSPSAIQLSEKIREKEGMSNIKLKVEDFLAPSAELSGFEICIDKGTFDAISLNPDNAEAKRKQYVRSLCSVLKPEGFFLITSCNWTKEELLNEFREAGFEVLEELPTPKFCFGGRIGNSVTALVFQRKKGRPSILDR; via the exons GACAGAGAGCTGCAGACTTTTCAAGACATCGGAGATGCTGGGGAAATTTG GTTTGGAGAGGAAAGCATGACTCGCATCATCAGAtggctggaaaagcagaagatcCCCCTTGACAGCCCTGTGCTTGACATTGGAACTGGAAACGGTGTTTTACTGATTGAATTG GCAAAGTATGGCTTCATGAACCTGACAGGGATTGATTATTCTCCTTCTGCAATACAGCTGTCagaaaaaataagagagaaagaagggatgTCCAACATTAAATTAAAG GTAGAAGACTTCCTGGCTCCATCAGCTGAGCTGTCAGGCTTTGAGATCTGTATTGACAAGGGGACTTTTGATGCCATAAGCCTCAATCCTGATAACGCAGAGGCAAAGAGGAAGCAGTACGTGAGATCCCTCTGCAGTGTGTTGAAACCAGAGGGCTTCTTCCTCATCACATCTTGCAACTGGACCAAGGAGGAGCTGTTGAACGAGTTCAGAGAAG CAGGATTTGAGGTTCTGGAGGAGCTGCCAACACCCAAGTTTTGCTTTGGAGGAAGAATTGGGAACAGTGTAACAGCATTggttttccaaaggaaaaaagggaggcCATCCATCTTGGACAGATGA
- the EEF1AKMT2 gene encoding EEF1A lysine methyltransferase 2 isoform X2, whose product MAVPEEPFSPSVLGTREHWDAAYDRELQTFQDIGDAGEIWFGEESMTRIIRWLEKQKIPLDSPVLDIGTGNGVLLIELAKYGFMNLTGIDYSPSAIQLSEKIREKEGMSNIKLKVEDFLAPSAELSGFEICIDKGTFDAISLNPDNAEAKRKQYVRSLCSVLKPEGFFLITSCNWTKEELLNEFREGFEVLEELPTPKFCFGGRIGNSVTALVFQRKKGRPSILDR is encoded by the exons GACAGAGAGCTGCAGACTTTTCAAGACATCGGAGATGCTGGGGAAATTTG GTTTGGAGAGGAAAGCATGACTCGCATCATCAGAtggctggaaaagcagaagatcCCCCTTGACAGCCCTGTGCTTGACATTGGAACTGGAAACGGTGTTTTACTGATTGAATTG GCAAAGTATGGCTTCATGAACCTGACAGGGATTGATTATTCTCCTTCTGCAATACAGCTGTCagaaaaaataagagagaaagaagggatgTCCAACATTAAATTAAAG GTAGAAGACTTCCTGGCTCCATCAGCTGAGCTGTCAGGCTTTGAGATCTGTATTGACAAGGGGACTTTTGATGCCATAAGCCTCAATCCTGATAACGCAGAGGCAAAGAGGAAGCAGTACGTGAGATCCCTCTGCAGTGTGTTGAAACCAGAGGGCTTCTTCCTCATCACATCTTGCAACTGGACCAAGGAGGAGCTGTTGAACGAGTTCAGAGAAG GATTTGAGGTTCTGGAGGAGCTGCCAACACCCAAGTTTTGCTTTGGAGGAAGAATTGGGAACAGTGTAACAGCATTggttttccaaaggaaaaaagggaggcCATCCATCTTGGACAGATGA